One segment of Rosa chinensis cultivar Old Blush chromosome 6, RchiOBHm-V2, whole genome shotgun sequence DNA contains the following:
- the LOC112174573 gene encoding calmodulin-like protein 7 encodes MMGITGVCSRLIGDLVHAFHGVSRCSSTEARIDEDCKPQSAIKVDESMARALITVFGMETNGRIKKEKAKRVVENLGLICYDEEDEDKSKFDLPGDNDHDEVPVEEVLGELGNDDGSKRNEMLLEAFKIFDEDGDGFIEAVELKRVLECLGLDNGWDMAQIEKMVKVVDLNLDGKVDFSEFELMMG; translated from the coding sequence ATGATGGGGATCACTGGAGTGTGCTCTAGGTTGATTGGTGACTTGGTTCATGCCTTTCATGGAGTCTCAAGGTGCTCAAGCACAGAAGCCCGAATTGATGAAGATTGCAAGCCACAAAGTGCAATCAAAGTTGACGAGTCTATGGCAAGGGCACTCATCACTGTGTTTGGGATGGAAACCAATGGCAGAATAAAGAAGGAGAAGGCCAAGAGAGTGGTGGAGAATCTTGGGTTGATATGTTACGATGAGGAAGACGAAGACAAGTCAAAGTTCGACTTGCCGGGGGATAATGATCATGATGAAGTGCCAGTGGAAGAAGTTCTTGGTGAGTTGGGGAATGATGATGGTTCTAAGAGAAATGAAATGCTGCTTGAAGCGTTCAAGATTTTCGATGAGGATGGAGATGGGTTTATAGAAGCTGTGGAGTTAAAGAGGGTGTTGGAATGTTTAGGGTTGGATAATGGGTGGGATATGGCTCAGATTGAGAAGATGGTGAAGGTTGTGGATTTGAATTTGGATGGGAAGGTTGATTTTAGTGAGTTTGAATTAATGATGGGATAA
- the LOC112170232 gene encoding uncharacterized protein LOC112170232 isoform X1, with amino-acid sequence MGWGNIYRRRMKVCTVAFLIYLDYKALQHRDKWISKRCKSKSEALWESAHERNAKRVLRLIVELEGLWVKLGQYLSTRADVLPEAYTSLLKQLQDSLPPRPLQEVSRTIQKELGKSMDELFSDFVKVPLATASIAQVHRATLLDGQEVVVKVQHEGIKTIILEDLKNAKSIVDWIAWAEPQYNFNPMIDEWCKECPNELDFNHEAENTRTVSKNLGCKSKHDDNPSANKVDVLIPEVIQSTEKVLISEFMDGIRLNDIESFEAFGVNKQKVVEEITRAYAHQIYVDGFFNGDPHPGNFLVSKEPPHRPILLDFGLTKKLSSSLKQALAKMFLASAEGDHVALLSAFAEMGLKLRLDIPEQAMEITTVFFRSTTPPNESLETMKALVDQREKNMKVIQDKMQLNRKEVKRFNPVDAFPGDIVIFARVLNLLRGLSSVMNVRIVYLDIMRPFAESVLQGSINRGPMVNDQWIYDTPALSDVEAKLRRLLLELGNDNKILGVQVCAYKDGEVIIDTAAGVLGRYDPRPVQPDSLFPVFSVTKGITAGMLHWLVDNGKLKLEESVASIWPEFGSNRKDLIKVHHVLNHTSGLHNALADINKENPLLMSDWEECLNRISMSVPETEPGQEQLYHYLSFGWICGGIIEHASGKKFKEILEEAFIHPLQIEGELYIGIPPGVESRLATLTADVDNLKKVSGISGRKDLPSTFQGDNLVQIASMVPPLFNMLNIRRSIIPAANGHCSARALARYYAALVDGGVVPPPHPSSSKPALGSHPHMPKFPVESSSKKRGNRSKKLAAAFKFRTKKYEQAPTSDPDIGSPSRNNSNSSDISNATDPGSIPQEGNVNKIFSNPRIHDAFMGAGEYANLAKPDGTFGLGFKRYHSKDGSLIGFGHSGMGGSTGFCDIKNRFAISVTLNKMSFGAETGKIIHFVCSELNIPVPQDYLRFAETPPEGRLDSGRPLIN; translated from the exons ATGGGATGGGGAAACATTTACAGAAGGCGTATGAAAGTATGCACAGTGGCCTTTCTTATATACCTCGATTACAAG GCTTTGCAGCATAGAGACAAATGGATTAGCAAACGCTGCAAATCTAAAAGTGAGGCTTTATGGGAAAGTGCTCATGAGCGGAATGCTAAACGAGTTCTCAGGTTGATAGTAGAGTTGGAAGGTTTGTGGGTGAAACTTGGGCAGTATCTGTCTACACGGGCAGATGTTCTTCCTGAAGCATATACATCTCTTCTCAAGCAATTACAGGACTCTCTTCCCCCTCGTCCTTTGCAAGAG GTTTCTCGAACTATACAGAAAGAGTTGGGGAAATCAATGGACGAGTTGTTCTCAGATTTTGTCAAAGTCCCTTTGGCAACTGCATCA ATAGCACAAGTCCATCGCGCAACCCTGCTTGATGGGCAGGAAGTAGTAGTTAAAGTTCAGCATGAGGGCATTAAGACAATCATATTGGAG gaCTTGAAGAACGCAAAGTCAATTGTTGACTGGATAGCATGGGCTGAGCCTCAGTATAATTTTAATCCTATGATAGATGAATGGTGCAAAGAATGTCCGAATGAACTCGACTTCAATCATGAAGCTG AGAATACTCGAACAGTGTCTAAAAATCTTGGCTGCAAATCCAAACATGATGATAACCCAAGTGCCAATAAAGTGGATGTTTTGATACCAGAAGTTATTCAG TCAACAGAGAAAGTCCTCATTTCGGAGTTTATGGATGGCATTCGTTTAAATGACATAGAATCATTTGAAGCATTTGGTGTCAACAAACAAAAGGTTGTTGAAGAAATCACACGTGCATATGCCCACCAAATATATGTTGATGGTTTTTTCAATGGTGACCCTCATCCTG GAAATTTTCTTGTGAGCAAGGAACCTCCACATCGTCCAATTTTGCTGGACTTTGGACTTACGAAGAAATTATCAAGCTCTCTAAAACAAGCATTAGCGAAGATGTTCTTGGCTTCTGCTGAG GGGGACCATGTTGCTCTATTGTCGGCATTTGCAGAAATGGGACTTAAGTTGCGCCTAGATATACCAGAGCAGGCAATGGAGATAACAACTGTATTCTTCCGTAGTACAACGCCACCAAATGAGTCTCTT GAAACGATGAAAGCTCTGGTGgatcaaagagaaaaaaacatGAAGGTCATACAGGACAAGATGCAACTTAACCGAAAAGAGGTTAAACGCTTTAATCCT GTTGATGCATTTCCTGGTGATATTGTGATTTTTGCGCGAGTCCTCAATCTTCTCAGAG GGCTTTCTTCCGTAATGAACGTCCGCATTGTATATCTAGATATCATGAGACCATTTGCTGAATCCGTTTTACAGGG aaGCATTAATAGGGGACCAATGGTAAATGATCAGTGGATCTATGACACACCTGCCCTCTCTGATGTGGAGGCGAAGCTGAGGCGACTCCTACTTGAGCTGGGGAATGATAATAAAATTCTTGGAGTTCAG GTATGTGCCTACAAAGATGGAGAGGTTATTATTGACACTGCAGCTGGAGTGCTAGGTAGATATGATCCTCGCCCAGTTCAGCCTGACAGCCTTTTTCCAGTTTTTTCTGTGACAAAGGGTATAACAGCTGGAATGTTACATTGGCTGGTTGACAACGG AAAATTGAAGCTTGAGGAAAGTGTTGCAAGTATATGGCCAGAATTTGGATCAAACAGAAAGGATCTCATAAAG GTCCATCATGTGCTTAACCATACATCTGGATTGCACAATGCCTTGGCAGATATTAATAAAGAAAACCCTTTACTTATGTCTGACTGGGAAGAGTGTTTAAATCGCATTTCCATGTCAGTACCTGAGACTGAACCTGGCCAGGAGCAGTTGTATCACTATCTGTCTTTTGGGTGGATATGTGGTGGAATCATCGAG CATGCATCAGGGAAAAAATTTAAGGAGATTCTGGAAGAAGCATTCATACACCCCCTACAAATTGAAGGGGAGTTATATATTGGAATCCCTCCAG GTGTGGAATCTCGACTGGCAACCCTAACCGCTGATGTAGACAATCTGAAGAAGGTCTCAGGGATAAGTGGTCGTAAAGACCTACCTTCCACTTTTCAGGGGGACAACCTTGTGCAAATTGCGAGCATGGTGCCTCCTCTATTTAACATGCTGAACATCCGTCGCAGTATCATACCTGCAGCTAACGGACATTGCTCAGCCCGTGCTCTTGCACGTTATTATGCAGCCTTAGTTGATGGTGGTGTTGTTCCACCGCCTCATCCCTCTTCCTCTAAACCAGCTCTGGGTAGTCACCCTCACATGCCCAAATTTCCTGTTGAATCGTCATCCAAAAAGAGAGGTAACAGAAGCAAGAAGTTAGCTGCTGCTTTTAAGTTCAGGACTAAGAAATATGAGCAGGCCCCTACTAGTGATCCCGATATTGGTAGCCCCAGTAGAAACAATAGCAACAGTAGTGACATTAGTAATGCAACTGACCCCGGTTCCATTCCTCAAGAAGGTAATGTCAATAAGATATTCAGCAACCCCAGAATCCATGATGCTTTCATGGGTGCTGGCGAATATGCAAATTTGGCCAAGCCAGATGGTACATTCGGACTTGGGTTCAAGAGATACCACTCGAAGGACGGGTCCCTTATTGGCTTTGGGCACTCGGGCATGGGTGGATCAACTGGCTTCTGTGATATCAAAAATAGGTTTGCTATTTCTGTAACCTTGAATAAAATGTCATTTGGTGCCGAGACTGGAAAAATCATCCATTTTGTTTGTTCGGAGTTGAACATCCCGGTGCCACAGGATTATTTGAGATTTGCAGAGACTCCCCCTGAGGGACGGTTGGATTCTGGAAGACCTTTGATAAACTAA
- the LOC112170232 gene encoding uncharacterized protein LOC112170232 isoform X2 produces the protein MFFLKHIHLFSSNYRTLFPLVLCKRFLELYRKSWGNQWTSCSQILSKSLWQLHQSYWFCTHYMQIAQVHRATLLDGQEVVVKVQHEGIKTIILEDLKNAKSIVDWIAWAEPQYNFNPMIDEWCKECPNELDFNHEAENTRTVSKNLGCKSKHDDNPSANKVDVLIPEVIQSTEKVLISEFMDGIRLNDIESFEAFGVNKQKVVEEITRAYAHQIYVDGFFNGDPHPGNFLVSKEPPHRPILLDFGLTKKLSSSLKQALAKMFLASAEGDHVALLSAFAEMGLKLRLDIPEQAMEITTVFFRSTTPPNESLETMKALVDQREKNMKVIQDKMQLNRKEVKRFNPVDAFPGDIVIFARVLNLLRGLSSVMNVRIVYLDIMRPFAESVLQGSINRGPMVNDQWIYDTPALSDVEAKLRRLLLELGNDNKILGVQVCAYKDGEVIIDTAAGVLGRYDPRPVQPDSLFPVFSVTKGITAGMLHWLVDNGKLKLEESVASIWPEFGSNRKDLIKVHHVLNHTSGLHNALADINKENPLLMSDWEECLNRISMSVPETEPGQEQLYHYLSFGWICGGIIEHASGKKFKEILEEAFIHPLQIEGELYIGIPPGVESRLATLTADVDNLKKVSGISGRKDLPSTFQGDNLVQIASMVPPLFNMLNIRRSIIPAANGHCSARALARYYAALVDGGVVPPPHPSSSKPALGSHPHMPKFPVESSSKKRGNRSKKLAAAFKFRTKKYEQAPTSDPDIGSPSRNNSNSSDISNATDPGSIPQEGNVNKIFSNPRIHDAFMGAGEYANLAKPDGTFGLGFKRYHSKDGSLIGFGHSGMGGSTGFCDIKNRFAISVTLNKMSFGAETGKIIHFVCSELNIPVPQDYLRFAETPPEGRLDSGRPLIN, from the exons ATGTTCTTCCTGAAGCATATACATCTCTTCTCAAGCAATTACAGGACTCTCTTCCCCCTCGTCCTTTGCAAGAG GTTTCTCGAACTATACAGAAAGAGTTGGGGAAATCAATGGACGAGTTGTTCTCAGATTTTGTCAAAGTCCCTTTGGCAACTGCATCA ATCTTATTGGTTCTGCACTCACTATATGCAGATAGCACAAGTCCATCGCGCAACCCTGCTTGATGGGCAGGAAGTAGTAGTTAAAGTTCAGCATGAGGGCATTAAGACAATCATATTGGAG gaCTTGAAGAACGCAAAGTCAATTGTTGACTGGATAGCATGGGCTGAGCCTCAGTATAATTTTAATCCTATGATAGATGAATGGTGCAAAGAATGTCCGAATGAACTCGACTTCAATCATGAAGCTG AGAATACTCGAACAGTGTCTAAAAATCTTGGCTGCAAATCCAAACATGATGATAACCCAAGTGCCAATAAAGTGGATGTTTTGATACCAGAAGTTATTCAG TCAACAGAGAAAGTCCTCATTTCGGAGTTTATGGATGGCATTCGTTTAAATGACATAGAATCATTTGAAGCATTTGGTGTCAACAAACAAAAGGTTGTTGAAGAAATCACACGTGCATATGCCCACCAAATATATGTTGATGGTTTTTTCAATGGTGACCCTCATCCTG GAAATTTTCTTGTGAGCAAGGAACCTCCACATCGTCCAATTTTGCTGGACTTTGGACTTACGAAGAAATTATCAAGCTCTCTAAAACAAGCATTAGCGAAGATGTTCTTGGCTTCTGCTGAG GGGGACCATGTTGCTCTATTGTCGGCATTTGCAGAAATGGGACTTAAGTTGCGCCTAGATATACCAGAGCAGGCAATGGAGATAACAACTGTATTCTTCCGTAGTACAACGCCACCAAATGAGTCTCTT GAAACGATGAAAGCTCTGGTGgatcaaagagaaaaaaacatGAAGGTCATACAGGACAAGATGCAACTTAACCGAAAAGAGGTTAAACGCTTTAATCCT GTTGATGCATTTCCTGGTGATATTGTGATTTTTGCGCGAGTCCTCAATCTTCTCAGAG GGCTTTCTTCCGTAATGAACGTCCGCATTGTATATCTAGATATCATGAGACCATTTGCTGAATCCGTTTTACAGGG aaGCATTAATAGGGGACCAATGGTAAATGATCAGTGGATCTATGACACACCTGCCCTCTCTGATGTGGAGGCGAAGCTGAGGCGACTCCTACTTGAGCTGGGGAATGATAATAAAATTCTTGGAGTTCAG GTATGTGCCTACAAAGATGGAGAGGTTATTATTGACACTGCAGCTGGAGTGCTAGGTAGATATGATCCTCGCCCAGTTCAGCCTGACAGCCTTTTTCCAGTTTTTTCTGTGACAAAGGGTATAACAGCTGGAATGTTACATTGGCTGGTTGACAACGG AAAATTGAAGCTTGAGGAAAGTGTTGCAAGTATATGGCCAGAATTTGGATCAAACAGAAAGGATCTCATAAAG GTCCATCATGTGCTTAACCATACATCTGGATTGCACAATGCCTTGGCAGATATTAATAAAGAAAACCCTTTACTTATGTCTGACTGGGAAGAGTGTTTAAATCGCATTTCCATGTCAGTACCTGAGACTGAACCTGGCCAGGAGCAGTTGTATCACTATCTGTCTTTTGGGTGGATATGTGGTGGAATCATCGAG CATGCATCAGGGAAAAAATTTAAGGAGATTCTGGAAGAAGCATTCATACACCCCCTACAAATTGAAGGGGAGTTATATATTGGAATCCCTCCAG GTGTGGAATCTCGACTGGCAACCCTAACCGCTGATGTAGACAATCTGAAGAAGGTCTCAGGGATAAGTGGTCGTAAAGACCTACCTTCCACTTTTCAGGGGGACAACCTTGTGCAAATTGCGAGCATGGTGCCTCCTCTATTTAACATGCTGAACATCCGTCGCAGTATCATACCTGCAGCTAACGGACATTGCTCAGCCCGTGCTCTTGCACGTTATTATGCAGCCTTAGTTGATGGTGGTGTTGTTCCACCGCCTCATCCCTCTTCCTCTAAACCAGCTCTGGGTAGTCACCCTCACATGCCCAAATTTCCTGTTGAATCGTCATCCAAAAAGAGAGGTAACAGAAGCAAGAAGTTAGCTGCTGCTTTTAAGTTCAGGACTAAGAAATATGAGCAGGCCCCTACTAGTGATCCCGATATTGGTAGCCCCAGTAGAAACAATAGCAACAGTAGTGACATTAGTAATGCAACTGACCCCGGTTCCATTCCTCAAGAAGGTAATGTCAATAAGATATTCAGCAACCCCAGAATCCATGATGCTTTCATGGGTGCTGGCGAATATGCAAATTTGGCCAAGCCAGATGGTACATTCGGACTTGGGTTCAAGAGATACCACTCGAAGGACGGGTCCCTTATTGGCTTTGGGCACTCGGGCATGGGTGGATCAACTGGCTTCTGTGATATCAAAAATAGGTTTGCTATTTCTGTAACCTTGAATAAAATGTCATTTGGTGCCGAGACTGGAAAAATCATCCATTTTGTTTGTTCGGAGTTGAACATCCCGGTGCCACAGGATTATTTGAGATTTGCAGAGACTCCCCCTGAGGGACGGTTGGATTCTGGAAGACCTTTGATAAACTAA